In Candidatus Contubernalis alkalaceticus, the genomic window GATACCAATGGGAATCTTCTCTCCCCATTTACGGGCTAACCGCTGGGCTGCCTCAATATCCGTAGGTTCATGGTTTTTGAGTATCTCAACCCGCTTTTTATACCAGGCAAAGGTGTTCAGCTTATTAAAGGAAACACAGGGCTGCAGGATATCCACCAGTGCATAACCGGGGAAGCTCAGGGCTGCCTTCATCAGCTGCTTTAAATGTTCTTTTTCCCCACTAAATCCCCGGGCCACAAAACCGGCCCCCAGGGTCAGAGCCAGGGAAAGGGGATTAAAGGGAGAGAGGATTACTCCTGCCGCCTGTACCTTGGTCTTCATTCCCGGGTCGCTGGTGGGACTGGCCTGCCCCTTGGTCAGTCCATAAACCTGGTTATTGTGAACAAAATGGGCGATATCCGGGTTTCGACGGATGGTATGAAGAAAATGGTTTCCCCCTTCCCCATAGGTATCTCCATCCCCGGATTGGACGATAACTTTCAGGGAGGAATTTGCGATTCGAGCCCCCACCGCCGGGGGCAGTGCCCGGCCATGCAGGCCGTTAAAACCGTTCACCCTTACATAATGGGGGATTTTAGCCGCCTGGCCGATACCGGAACAAAGCAGAACCTGGTGAGGGGAAAGTTCCAGCTCCGCCAATGTTTCCTGCAAAACCTCCAATATGGCAAAGTTTCCACAGCCGGGACACCAGGCAATTTCCTGGTCCGTGATAAAACAATTAGAACTAAACATTCTTCTCCACCTCCTGAAGAATTTCATCAACCATAAAGGGCCGCCCATCATATTTCAATATCTTGTGATCCACCTCATACCCAATTTCCCGCCGGAGCAGGGATGCAAATTGGCCGGTGGCATTGTTTTCTACACAAAAACTTTTTCGCACCGAGGGAATAATCTGGGATACAGTTTTAACCGGCAGAGGCCAAAGGTCGCTGAAGTGAAGAGAAGCAGCCTTCCTCCCCCGGGCTTCCAAAGCATCCACCGCTTCCCTCAGAGACCCATAGGTAGAACCCCAACCCAGTAAGAGGATGTCCGGTTCTCCATGGCCGTACAAGACCGGCTCCTCCATTTCAGAGGCCAGCCCCATTTGCTTTCGCAGGCGCTTTTCCACCATCTGCCTGCGGGTGTGAGCATCTTCGATGATATTTCCTTTTTCATCGTGTTCATCGCTGTCCGCCAGCACCACTTCTCCTGGAAACTGCCCCGGCAGAGCCCGGGGAGATATTCCATCATCAGTAATGCGGTACCGCCAATAAGGAATTACCAGGTCCTTTTGCTCCACCAGGTAACGCTCATAATTTAGCCTCTGGAAATCAAAGGGTTCTATGGAGCAAGCCGTATCCGCAAAATTCTGGTCAGTGAGAAAGATCACCGGAAGCTGATACCTATCCGCCAGGTAAAAGGCCTTATTAAGCCGGTAAAAAGCGTCCTCCAGATGGGTGGCGCTTAAGATTGCCCGGGGGAACTCTCCGTGTCCCCCATGCATTACAAATTCCAGGTCCCCCTGCTCAGTCCGGGTAGGAAGTCCCGTAGCAGGGCCGGGGCGCATTCCCATAATGATTACCACCGGGGTTTCAGTCATTCCCGCCAGGGAAAGGCCCTCCACCATCAAAGCAAACCCGCCGCCGGAGGTACAGGTCATAGACCGGACTCCGGCAAAAGAAGCTCCCAGAATCATATTAATAGCGGCTATTTCATCCTCTGCCTGCTCCACCACCACACCATACTGCTGTTTCCCTGCCAAATAGTTCATGATTCCCGTGGAGGGGGTCATGGGATAAGCCGAAAGGAAACGGCACCCGCTGGCCAGGGCAGACATGCCCAAGACTTCGCTGCCGTCAATAAACAACCTCTTTCCCTCTGCTTCCTTCTCCGGCAGGGAAAAACATTGGGAACAGTGGTTGGAAGCCTCTGAATAGCCCTTTTTTAAGGCTGTGATATTTTTATCTACCATTCCCTCTTTATGGGCAAACATCTGCTCCAACAGTTCTTCTGCAGCGGTTAGATTCAATCCTAATAACAGCAGCACTGCACCCACCGCTACAGTATTGGCCATAACAGCACTACCGGATTCTTTAGCCAACCCTTGAAGCCTCACGGCGATTCCCCGCTCTTCCTCTGAAGGTAGGGAAAAAGAATCAGGATCATAAACCACCCGGCTGCCCTCCGTAAGCCTCGAGCGGTGAACAGTGTAGGTCTCCTCATTTAAAGCCACTAAGATATCCGCACTTTCCCCAATGCACCAGGGGGTTTTTGAAGCAATACGCAGGCGGGAAAAGTTGTGTCCCCCCCGCACCCGAGACATATAATCCCTGTGGGAGCAAAGGCCGTATCCTGACCGTACCAATACTTTAGATAAAAGAGCGGCCACCGTATCCACACCCTGGCCGGCAGCCCCTCCTATCAGAACATTAATTTCCATAAAATCCTCCTGTTTTATAGGTTTTGAAACTTTTTCCTTACTTCCTCCCCGCTGCCGCAGGTCATCTGCTTCTCCGGACAGGCACCTTTTAGACAGGGAGGGCCAGCCTTGGCAAACAAAACAGGAGAAATTTGGCGAACCCTTTTCAGCATTTCTGTGGCCAGCTGTCGGATCTCCCACTGAGCCCGCTCACAGCACCGCTGGTGGAAAAAGTGATAAAGGGCCCGGGCATTCATGGTGAAAACCACCTTAGTTTCACAGGCATTGGGGAATATATATCGGGCATCCTCAATGGACATTTTTTCCGCGGCTCTTCGGGCCTGTTCTTCTTTCATTCCATTCTTCAGGAGGGCTTTTGTATGCCTGTCCAACAGCAGCTCCACCAGGAAATCGTATTCAACTTGAGCCTGTTCCATGGCCTGGATAAAACGCTGCCGGGCTTCAGGAATGGCTTCAATGGAAGGAGGTATAATATAATCAAACTGCTCCAGCTTAACATAACGCTGGGACTGCTGGGAATAAGAACATCCCACCCTATGCCTAACCAGCTGATGTGACATGGCCCGGCTCACCCCCTCCACCCCAAAGGTGAAAGAGACATGTTCAATAGGGGATTCATGTCCCATATCCATCAAAATTTTCAAAAACTTCTCCACATTTTCCGGGGTCAAGTTTCTATCAATCTCTTCTACCCCCACCCGGGAGTAGCAGAGCTTTGCCGCCGCAGCAATAGTTTTCTCCGGCTGGGGTGTAAAATTAATTAGGCTTACCTTAAGTTGGGATTTCATTAAACTCCTCCCTTTTATATTATGAGCTGCAAGCAGTTTTTTTTGCATAAATTACCTATTTTGATCGCGCTCATATTGATCTTTAAACGTATTTTAGCTCTTTCTCTTCCACCTTACCCCCTGGGGAGTATCCTCCAGCATAATCCCTTTAGACAGCAGTTCATCCCGCATGCTGTCCGCTGTGGCCCAGTCCTTATTTTTCCGGGCCTCCTGCCTCTTTTGAATCATTTCTTCAATCTCCGGGTCCAGAGCTTCCTTATGCTGGTCAGCAAAAAGGCCCAGCACACCCCCCAGTTCCCGGAAGGTATCTAGAATTTTGGTAATTACCCTTTTGTCTAATTTTTCTTCTTTAATATAGATATTGGCCTCCCGGGTCAGCTCAAAGAGGGCTGATAGAGCATCCGCCGTGTTGAAGTCATCATCCATGGAATGGATAAATTTTTCCTTATACTCCTTCACCGCCCCCATCATCTTCAGATCTTTCTCTTCTAAAGAAAGTTCCTGGGCCCTGGCCTGGGATTCCTCCAGGGAGGAAAGCATGGTGCGAAGCCTTTCCAGCCCCCCTTTGGCCTGCTCCAACAGTTCAAAATTAAAATTTATGGGGCTCCGGTAGTGAGCGGAAAGCATGAAAAATCGAATTACCTGAGGGTCAACTTTCTTCTTCATTTCTCGGATAGTAAGAATGTTACCCAGGGACTTGGACATCTTCTGCTTATCTATGTTAAGATAACCTACATGCATCCAATAATTGGCAAAAGTCCTGCCGGTAGCCCCCTGGCTCTGGGCAGCTTCGTTTTCATGATGAGGAAATACCAGATCCGGCCCCCCAGCGTGGATATCTAGCGTTTCCCCCAGATATTTCATAGACATAGCGGAACACTCGATATGCCAACCGGGCCGCCCTTTCCCCCAGGGGCTCTCCCAATAAGGCTCCCCCTCTTTGGCATTTTTCCAGAGGGCAAAATCCAGAGGATTCTTCTTCCGTTCATCCACTTCAACCCGGGATCCTGATTCCAATTCCTCCAGGTTTTGCTGAGAAAGGCTTCCGTATTCTGTGAATGAGACCGTATCAAAATATACGTCCCCCTCCACCTCATAAGCAAGGCCCTTCTCCTCCAGCTTTTTTATTAGCTGAATAATTTCCTTCATATGATGCGTGGCCCTGGGATGATGGTCGGCTTTTTTTATCCCTAATGCCTCCGCATCCTCCAGGTAGGCGTCGATAAATTTTTCCGCCAGTTCTTCCATGGTGATGCCCATCTCATTGGCCCTTTTAATCATTTTATCCTCAACATCAGTAAAGTTCTGCACAAAGGTTACATTATACTCCCGGTATTCCAAATATCGCCTAATCACATCAAAAATCATAAACACCCGGGCATTTCCAATATGAAAATAATCATAAACGGTGGGGCCGCAGACATAAAACCCCACCTGCTTCCCATTTAAGGGGAGAAATTCCTCTTTTTTTCTGGTGGCAGTATTAAACAGCTTTATCGACACGGTTACAACCCCTTTCCAAGCATTCCAGTTCATAACGAAGATCATCAATCTGCCGCTGCATACCCTTAAACTTTTCTAAAACCGGGTCAGGCAGCTTGTGATGGTCCAAATCTATGTGGGGGACCCTTTCCCCATTGAAATTCACCACACGACCTGGCACCCCCACCACGGTGGTGTTTGGGGGAACGTTGGTGAGCACCACAGAGCCGCCCCCAACTTTCGCATTATCTCCTACTTCTACCGGGCCCAACACTTTGGCCCCGGCCCCTACCACCACATTACTTCCTATGGTAGGATGTCTTTTCCCCTTTTCCTTACCGGTGCCTCCCAGAGTTGTTCCCTGATATAGGGTCACGTTGTGACCAATTTCTGCCGTTTCCCCGATAACCACTCCCATCCCATGGTCTATAAAAACTCCGTCACCGATTTTAGCACCCGGGTGAATTTCAATCCCCGTCAAAAAACGGTTCACCTGGGATAGCAAACGGGGTAGTATAACCATTTTCCTCTGGTATAAAAAATGAGCAATACGGTGCAGCACAAGTGCATGCAGGCCGGGATAACACAAAACCACCTCTAAAATACTTTTAGCCGCCGGATCCCGGTCAAAAATAACTTTAATGTCCCTTTTTAATCTAGACAACATTTCTTAAAACCTCCTTAAAAAATAAAATTGTCAAGGGGACAGTTCTTCTGAAACATTTACAAGCCAATTGTCACATAAAAGGTTCCAGCGCCCCAACAAAATTTAACGAAGAAAAAAAATAAAAAAACCGTCCTGTAATCATTACAAAGACGGATTGATTCCGCGGTTCCACTCTGTTTAGGTGATATTAAATTTACCACCCCTCTTGAACAAGATAACGGCCTTTAACCGGGGACCCATACGGAATCGCTTTCCTGGTCCCACTCAAGGGTGCATTTTCTGCTTCCTTTCCCCGAAATTCCTCTCAGCTCAGTCAAGAATTTCTCTCTGGTGTGGTTCCCGGAAACGTACTTCTCCCCATCATCACTTTTCCCTTTTATCCTTTGTTTCATTTATTATAACGATAAGGCATTTCATTGTCAATTAGGAGATTAATTTTCCATATAGGGAAATATGAGGACACCATACTTAGGGAAATACGGGGTGGACGGAAATACGGGGACACCACGGAAATACGGGGACACCATACTTAATTAGCTTATTTCCTCTAATTTAGTATGGTGTCCCCGGTATTAGCCTTAGCCTTATTACACTTATTACACTTATTAGAAACCAACGGTTACCTTATCATATTAAACGGCAGCCATGGCCATTTTACGGCATTCTTCTGCACATTGGCGGCAAATTTGAGCACATTCCTGGCAATGTTTATCTTTAAACATTTCACATTCTTTTGCACAGGCGTCACAAATTTTTGCACAAAGATCACAAAATTCTTTAGAAAAATCACTGTTTCTGGCCATATACTGAACAGCCTGCATGCAAACCTCCGCACAATCATTTAATATTGTAATACATTTAGCTCTGGCCTTTGCATCCGGCTCTTGTAAGCAGGCCGTAAAACATTCTTCACAGGCCTGGGCACATTTGGCGCAGGCATTAATACAGGAATCCATATGTTTTGGAGCATCTGATAATACACCCAATACTTTCACCTCCCAAATTAAATATTTCTACCTTTTTATAATTTATCCAAAATGATAATTATATTCAAAATACCTAAGGGAAATAAAGGAAATACGGAAATACGGGTACGGAAATACGGGGACACCATACTTAATTAGCTTATTTCCTAATTCAGTATGGTGTCCCCGTATTTCCGTATTTCCTCTTCCATATTTCTTTACTTTCTTATGGGGTATATTCCCTCTCCGTGATGGTCAATTCGACCCTCTTAATATCCTTTATCCCTGCTTTTTCAGCTAAAGAGACTATATCCTCAAGATTAATCGGGTCATTATATACGCTGGCTTTATTAAAGGGCACACACTGGCAACCCTCTTCTCTACTGTTCCTAACATACCCATTCCTGCATTTTAAAGCATAAAGCTTAATCATATCTTCCTCCCTTGTTCCTTTTAGTCTAATTGAAGTATTTCTCCAGCCTGGCCAGTCCCGCTTCCGGCTGTGCATTCTGCTCTCTTACCCAATCCTTTAACTTATCCACGGCCTTACCCGACTGAATAATTTCCCGGGAGAAATGATAACCATCTTTAATGCTGCCGCTGGCCCCCATTAAATATAAAATCAAACCACTGTTCAAACAGACTATGTCCCGGGGAGCTCCGTTCTCTTCACCGCTTAAAAGCCTCACCAAGCGCATCGCCTCCTGGGCAATATCGGGCAGCGGCTTTATATCTTCAGCGGATGCCCGCTTAATCCCCAAATCCTCCGGCGTAAAGGAACTGTAATGAATGCTCCCGTCCTCTTTCAATTCCGCCATTAGAGTTTCCCCCAGGGTGGAAGCTTCGTCCATGCCATGTACACCGTCCTCCGCCAGGCCGTGTACCACCAGGGCTTTCTTGTAGCCAATTTCCCGCATAATCAGTGGGGCGTGCTGCAGCAGTTCCCGGGAATAAACTCCCCTTACTCCGTAACCGGGCAGCGCCGGATTGGCCAGTGAAGCAGCAATATTTAGCACCGTCCCGAAGGAAATCTGGGAAAGAATTCTGCCCAATGCCCTGGGATGAACCTCAGGGCTCATACCATTAAAAATTCCGATACCCGCCTGCTCAATACTTCTTTTCACCACCTGGGGGCCACACTCCACATCCACCCCCAACTCTTCCAATATATCTACAGTGCCGCAGATTGAGGTAATGGCCCGAGCACCGTGCTTGGCCATAGTAATTCCTGCAGCTGCCGCCACAATTGAAGCAGCGGTGCTGATGTTAAAGGTCTTAATGGAGTCCATTCCGGTGCCGCAGTTATCCACCAGAGGGCCTTCCGTCTCCGGCACAACTTTTACCGTATCCAATTCGTAAATAGCCTCCCAACCACCGGCAATCTCCTCGGCCGTTTCCCCTTTGGCTGCCAGTGCTGCCAGAAAAGCACCCTGGTGCATATCGCTTTGAGCATTATCCAGGATTTCATAAAACATATCCCGGGATTCCTCTCGGGTTATGTTTTCCTTTTTAATAAGTTTTGATATAACCGCTCCAAACTCCTTTACATCTCCTTTTGACATACTACTTCCTCCCTTATTTATAGTTTTTAACTAAAATCCATCATGTGATAGGCTTTTAAATTATTAACCTCTGCTTAAATCAACAGTATTGCTTAAGTTACTAAAAGGGCTTACATATTTGCAAAACAGGGTATCAAAAACTCCCAAAGTTCACCCCTCTTTAAGAATCAAGAAAATTAATAACCAGGGACAAACCTTTCAACTCTTTAACCCGGCAAATCCCCTGTTCCACCTCCTCCAGCGGAAGAATGCCGCTAATCATATCATTCACCTGAATTGCCCCTTCCCCTAACAGCTGCAAAGCCTGCCGACTGTGCTCCAGAGAACAGCCGTAAGCTCCTACCGCTGTTATTTCCCTATAGTGAATCAAATTAAAATCAATTCTAGAAAAATCCTCGGTAATCAGGCCACTGAAAAAGCCGAAGCGTCCTCTTTTGGCCATAACATTTAAACTGATGCTGACAGCCTCAGGACCAGGGCAGCAGGGGATAGCTACGTCAACCCCCATGCCATTTGTAAGCATCCTTATTTCTTTCTCAGCAGATGTTTTTAACGGATTTATGCAGTAATCAAACTCATAATTTGCCGCTCCAACTAATCTTCCAAGATCCTGCTCCAGCAGTATAATCTTTTGGGCTCCCCGCAGCCGGGCTAATTTTGCATTTAATATCCCCAGCCTGCCTCCCCCTACCACGAGAACCGTGTCTGGAGATTGTACTCCCAGAGACTGCTGCATATTTAATGAACAGGCCAGGGGCTCCGTCATGGAGGCTTCTACCAAGGAAAGGCCCAGGGGTATCTCATTTAATATTCCGTTTTGAACTCCCTGGAGGGGAACTCGAAGATACTCTGCAAAACCTCCATCATAATTAAACCCCATGATTTTAATTGAGTCGCACATATTGTCCAAGCCCTGCCGACAGTAATGGCATTCCCCACAGAAGATTCCCGGATGCACCTGCACCCTGCTTCCGGGCACTACATTTTTTACCCCCTCTCCTATGGCGAAAACTGTGCCGGCTATTTCATGCCCCAGGATACGGGGAAGCTTAAGGTCACGCTGGCCTATTAAGTAACACTTCATATCCGTCCTGCAGATTCCGCAGGCCTCCAGTTTGACTAGAACTTCCCCCCCGGCACATTGGGGTGTTTCAATTTCCCTGATTACCAGCTTTTCTCGTCCCTCCAAAACAGCAGCTTTCAGTTGAAATCCCTCCTTTATACTAGAAATAAAAAAGTCCACGCTAATTACAGCGTGGACTTTCCATCATCCTACGTTACAGCCTGCTTTGAGCACGAAAGCAGCTCTTTTCATTCATTCCAGGCAGGTCTCCTGACTCGGTTTCATCACCTAAGATACCGCCTTCCCCCTCTCGGAGTGGCTGCCGGTACCGGCTTCCCCATACAGTGGCGGGCCCGTTTAGGATTTTCACCTAATTCCCTATTCTCCTGTTTTAGGCACCTGGAACTAATAATATTTATTTTTCACTATTATTCTATTAGCAATTCAAAGAAATGTCAATATAGTAATTTATGGTAAACATTTCCTGGTAGTTACCACCGAACAATAAGGAACAATAAGGGGACACCATACTGAATTATTTTATCTCTCTTTTTTAGGAAATAAGTCCCCCACCTCTAAGCGTTAGTGTATATGGGCTTTTAATCAGGTGGAGTAGAGTCTCCACCTGATTCCCCGATGTTTCAGCAAAGCTAAAACGAATTCACTTAAAATATTTCTTTATTATAATTCAGTATGGTGTCCCCGTATTTCCTGAACAGCTGCAAAGCCTGCCGACTGTGCTCCAGAGAACAGCCGTAAGCTCCTACCGCCGTTATTTCCCTATAGTGAATCAAGTTAAAATCAATTCTAGAAAAATCCTCGGGTAATCAGGCCGCTGAAAAAGCCGAAGCGTCCTCTTTTGGCCATGGAAAAATACGGGGACACCATACTGAATTACCTTATTTCCCTAATTAAGTATGGTGTCCCCGTATTTCGGTATTTACCTTTAAAAATTATGTTCTAAGGCTTCCAATGTAAAAGCCAAACGCATGGCCACCCGTTCCCGTCCCAAAAGAAGAATTAAATTCTGGAGATCGGGGCCCTCAAGGCTTCCCGTCAAACCTGCCCGTACCGGTTGAAACAGCTTTTTGCCGCCTACACCCAGTTCTTTTCCGATTCCCTTAAAAATTGCTTTAATGGAGGGCACCTCCCAGTTCTCCTCCTGCAATATCTGCTCTCTAAATCTTTCTACTACCCTGGGGGAGGATTCCTCCTTCATCATTTCCAGTGCCTCTGGGGTAAACGCATCTATCTTGTCCCCGAAAAACACCTGAATGAAAGACACCACTTCCTCAATAAAATGCAGTTGTTCCTGCAGAAGGGATATTACCTTTACCAGCCAATCATTCTGCTCATCTGTCAGATCCTGTTCCAAGAGCCCTGCCTCTACCAGATAAGGCAAAGCCAACCCGGCGATGACCTCCGGTGCTTCCTTCTTTATGTACTCGGAATTCATCCAGTTCAGTTTCTTCAAGTTAAAAACCGCAGGGCTCTTGGAAACCCGGTCCAGGGAAAACTCCTGCACCAGTTCGGAAAGAGAAAAAACCTCTCTTTCCCCCTCCGGCGCCCAACCTAAAAGGGACAGAAAGTTTAAAAGGGCATGGGGAAGATAACCCTTCTCACGATACTGCTGAATAGAAGTGGCTCCATGCCTCTTGCTCATTTTAGACCGATCTTCCCCCAGGATTAAGGAAATATGGGCAAACTCAGGCATATCAAATCCCAAGGCCTTGTATATCATAATCTGCCGGGGGGTGTTAGAAAGATGCTCCTCTCCCCGGATTACATGACTAATCTTCATTAACGCATCATCCACAACCACCGCAAAATTATAAGTAGGAATACCGTCTGACTTTACAATAACAAAATCACCGATTCCATCGCTTTCAAATTCTACCCTGCCCCGGACTAAATCCTCCACCGGGATAATCTCCCCTTGGGGTACCTGAAAACGGACTGTTGGCTTTTTCCCTTCATTTTCAAGCTTTTGCCGCTGCTCAAGAGTCAAATCCCTGCACCTTCCCAGGTACCTGGGCATTTGTCCCTTATTCCGCAAGGATTCCCTTTCCGCTTCCAACTCCTCTTCGGTACAATAACAGGGATAAGCTTTCTTTTCCTCTAAAAGCCTTTCCCAGTAAGTGCTGTAAAGGGACAGTCTTTCACTCTGCCGATAAGGCCCATTCTCTCCCCCCACTAAAACCCCTTCGTCCCAGGCCATCCCCAACCATTTTAAATCATCTAAGATAACCTCTTCCGATACCAGGGTAGAACGCTCAACATCGGTATCCTCAACCCTGACTACAAAGTCCCCACCGTTTTTTCGGGCAAAAAGCCAGTTAAAAAGAGCCGACCTGGCTCCACCGATATGTAGAGGCCCAGTAGGACTTGGGGCAAATCTAACCCTCACTCTTCTATCCAAAATTGTATACCTCCTGACTTTCATCTATATTTTTTGTTACAACATTTTAATTTTTATGAGTAAACTCGTTTCATCAAGCTTAAACATCGGGGAATCAGGTGGAGACTCTACTCCACCTGATTATAAGCCCCACCTACGCTAACGCTTAGAGGTGGGGGTCTTATACCCTAAAAAAAAGAGATTAAACGGATTTTAAACCTAATGAAATTTTCTAAAAAAAAGTTTTAAATAATATTGTAGAAGAACCGTCCCCTTGACAATTTGGCAATATTCTCACATACTTGAAAGCAATACTATTGCCTGTGCTGCTATTCCCTCTTCTCGGCCGGGAAAACCTAATCCTTCGGTGGTAGTTGCTTTCACATTGACGGCTTTTTCATCTACTCCAAGGGTGGAAGCAATATTTTGCGTCATCTTTTCTATGTAAGGGGCCAATTTTGGCTTCTGAGCGATAACAACTGTATCCACATTGACGATCTGGTATCCTTCCTCTTTTAGAATATGATTCACTTTTGCCAGAAGAATAACACTGGAAATTCCCCGATACTGCTCCTGGGTATCGGGAAAATGCCTGCCGATGTCTCCCTTACCCACAGCTCCCAGCAGAGCATCCATCAGAGCATGAATCAAAACGTCAGCATCGGAATGCCCAAGAAGTCCCATATGATGAGGGACTTCCACCCCTCCCAAAATAAGCGGCCGGTCCTTGACCAGCCGGTGAACATCATAGCCTATTCCAACTCTCACCATGGCTTTTTTCCAACCCCTTCTTCTCGTAAGAGAGCCTCCGCCAGCATCAGATCCTGAGGAGTAGTAATCTTAATATTTTCATACCTGCCCTGGACAATTCTCACCCTATGGCCTAACCTTTCCACCAGGGATGCATCATCAGTACCTAAAAAACCCTCCTCAAGTGCCTTCCCATAAGCTTCACAGATTAATGGGAAAAGGAAGGCCTGTGGTGTCTGCGCTGCCCACAGCAGGCTGCGGGCTGGCGTATCCACCACAAATCCTTCCTCATCTGTCCTTTTTATAGTGTCCTTAACCGGAACAGCCACCACACAAGCTCCATAACTCCTGGCTGTATCAACAGATTCTTTCAAAAGCTCTTGGGTAATAAAGGGACGGGCCCCATCATGTATGAGCACCACCTCAGTCTGTGGGGCCAAGGTTTTCAGTGCTTTGTTAACGGTTTCCTGCCTTTCCTTACCCCCGGGAATCACGGTCATGGGAATATCCAGTTGTAAAG contains:
- the gltX gene encoding glutamate--tRNA ligase translates to MLDRRVRVRFAPSPTGPLHIGGARSALFNWLFARKNGGDFVVRVEDTDVERSTLVSEEVILDDLKWLGMAWDEGVLVGGENGPYRQSERLSLYSTYWERLLEEKKAYPCYCTEEELEAERESLRNKGQMPRYLGRCRDLTLEQRQKLENEGKKPTVRFQVPQGEIIPVEDLVRGRVEFESDGIGDFVIVKSDGIPTYNFAVVVDDALMKISHVIRGEEHLSNTPRQIMIYKALGFDMPEFAHISLILGEDRSKMSKRHGATSIQQYREKGYLPHALLNFLSLLGWAPEGEREVFSLSELVQEFSLDRVSKSPAVFNLKKLNWMNSEYIKKEAPEVIAGLALPYLVEAGLLEQDLTDEQNDWLVKVISLLQEQLHFIEEVVSFIQVFFGDKIDAFTPEALEMMKEESSPRVVERFREQILQEENWEVPSIKAIFKGIGKELGVGGKKLFQPVRAGLTGSLEGPDLQNLILLLGRERVAMRLAFTLEALEHNF
- the ispF gene encoding 2-C-methyl-D-erythritol 2,4-cyclodiphosphate synthase encodes the protein MVRVGIGYDVHRLVKDRPLILGGVEVPHHMGLLGHSDADVLIHALMDALLGAVGKGDIGRHFPDTQEQYRGISSVILLAKVNHILKEEGYQIVNVDTVVIAQKPKLAPYIEKMTQNIASTLGVDEKAVNVKATTTEGLGFPGREEGIAAQAIVLLSSM
- the ispD gene encoding 2-C-methyl-D-erythritol 4-phosphate cytidylyltransferase, whose amino-acid sequence is MLVSAVVAAAGKGKRMGEKVNKQYLLCGGKPVLAQTLLKISQYPFDKIVVAVAPGEEDFCQNKIIDPLQLDIPMTVIPGGKERQETVNKALKTLAPQTEVVLIHDGARPFITQELLKESVDTARSYGACVVAVPVKDTIKRTDEEGFVVDTPARSLLWAAQTPQAFLFPLICEAYGKALEEGFLGTDDASLVERLGHRVRIVQGRYENIKITTPQDLMLAEALLREEGVGKKPW